Below is a window of Nitrospirota bacterium DNA.
AAATTTAGGTCTTATTGCCCTTTTTGCTGAAATTTGTTTCGCCGAAAGGGGGTGTTAATCATAGATCAGTAAAGGCAACTATTTTTAGTTGCAACAAATTTAAACATAGCTTAATTTAAGCTGTAAAACCAAAAAAGGAGGTATTACAATGCCAAGTTTCGTAATCACAGAAAAATGTGACGGTTGTAAGGCACAGGACAAGACTGCATGTCAGTATATTTGTCCTCATGATTTAATGGCCCTTAACAGGGAAAAGATGAAGGCTTATAATCAGGAGCCGGAGCAGTGCTGGGAGTGCTTTAATTGTGTAAAAATATGCCCTCAGCAGGCTATCGAGGTGAGAGGTTATTCAGACTTCGTTCCACTTGGGTCCAGCACAATCCCGATGAGAGGCACAGACTCCATCATGTGGACGATCAAATTCAGGAACGGTGTAATGAAGAGGTTCAAATTCCCGATCAGGACCACCGTGGAAGGTTCCGTTGATCCTTATGCAGGAAAGCCTGCGCCGGACTTCTCAACAATCAAACAACCAGGGCTCTTTACCGCCCCGGCAAGAAAAGAATAATTAAGGAGGTGAACATATAATGGAAAAAGAAACTTGTACGTTTTCATATTGTAAAAAACCGGAAGTAACAGAAGTTGAATGTGATCTCCTTATCATGGGCGGCGGTATGGCAGGCTGCGGAGCAGCTTTCGAAGCATGCCG
It encodes the following:
- the aprB gene encoding adenylyl-sulfate reductase subunit beta translates to MPSFVITEKCDGCKAQDKTACQYICPHDLMALNREKMKAYNQEPEQCWECFNCVKICPQQAIEVRGYSDFVPLGSSTIPMRGTDSIMWTIKFRNGVMKRFKFPIRTTVEGSVDPYAGKPAPDFSTIKQPGLFTAPARKE